The proteins below come from a single Kitasatospora sp. NBC_00315 genomic window:
- the hemG gene encoding protoporphyrinogen oxidase, translating to MSQPHVVVIGGGIAGLAAAAFLSGADGGGARASVTLLESSGRLGGKLRTGEVGGVRVDLGAESVLARRPEAVALARAVGLADALQPPNPVKAAIWTRAALRPLPGGQVMGVPGDLDALAAAGVLSPEGLARAHREGEAPAVGEDVAIGAYVAARLGREVVDRLVEPLLGGVYAGHADEISLRAAVPQLLALARSGAPLVEGVHELATRPQNTAGPVFQGLDGGIGTLPEAVAAACREAGADLRTGSPVDELRRTPEGWRVVVGGESLHADAVVLAVPAPEAARLLRTDAPGAAADLAAVEYAGMALVTMAFRRADLPEPPAGSGFLVPPVDGRSIKASTFSSNKWGWLERAAPDTFVLRTSLGRHREEQALELPDEELVARSLADLAEAVGLDARPYDTTVTRWRAGLPQYPVGHLDRVARIREHTGRLGALALCGAAYDGVGIPACIASARRAVDELSTPGAAAAPTEGTMSA from the coding sequence ATGTCGCAACCTCATGTCGTCGTGATCGGCGGCGGTATCGCGGGCCTCGCCGCCGCCGCCTTCCTCAGCGGAGCGGACGGCGGCGGGGCGAGAGCCTCGGTCACCCTGCTGGAGTCCTCCGGACGCCTGGGCGGGAAGCTGCGGACCGGCGAGGTCGGCGGCGTCCGGGTCGACCTCGGCGCCGAGTCGGTGCTCGCCCGACGCCCGGAGGCCGTCGCCCTGGCGCGGGCCGTCGGCCTGGCCGACGCCCTGCAGCCGCCCAACCCGGTCAAGGCCGCGATCTGGACCAGGGCCGCGCTGCGCCCGCTGCCCGGCGGCCAGGTGATGGGCGTCCCCGGCGACCTCGACGCGCTCGCCGCCGCCGGCGTCCTGTCGCCCGAGGGTCTGGCCCGCGCGCACCGCGAGGGCGAGGCGCCGGCCGTCGGCGAGGATGTCGCGATCGGCGCGTACGTCGCAGCCCGGCTCGGCCGGGAGGTCGTCGACCGGCTGGTCGAGCCGCTGCTCGGCGGCGTCTACGCGGGCCACGCCGACGAGATCTCGCTGCGCGCCGCCGTCCCCCAACTGCTCGCCCTCGCCCGCAGCGGCGCCCCGCTGGTGGAGGGCGTGCACGAGCTGGCCACCCGCCCGCAGAACACCGCCGGCCCCGTCTTCCAGGGCCTGGACGGCGGCATCGGCACCCTCCCCGAAGCCGTCGCGGCCGCCTGCCGCGAGGCCGGTGCAGACCTGCGCACCGGCAGCCCGGTGGACGAGTTGCGCCGCACCCCCGAGGGCTGGCGTGTCGTGGTCGGCGGCGAGAGCCTGCACGCGGACGCCGTCGTGCTGGCCGTCCCCGCGCCGGAGGCCGCCCGGCTGCTGCGCACCGACGCGCCCGGCGCCGCCGCCGACCTCGCCGCCGTCGAGTACGCCGGCATGGCGCTGGTGACCATGGCCTTCCGCCGGGCCGACCTGCCCGAGCCGCCGGCCGGCAGCGGCTTCCTGGTGCCGCCGGTGGACGGGCGCAGCATCAAGGCGTCCACCTTCTCCTCCAACAAGTGGGGCTGGCTGGAGCGCGCCGCCCCCGACACCTTCGTGCTGCGCACCTCGCTCGGCCGCCACCGCGAGGAACAGGCACTGGAGCTTCCCGACGAGGAGCTGGTCGCCCGCTCGCTGGCCGACCTCGCCGAGGCGGTCGGGCTGGACGCGCGGCCGTACGACACCACCGTCACCCGCTGGCGCGCCGGGCTGCCGCAGTACCCGGTCGGCCACCTCGACCGGGTGGCACGGATCCGCGAGCACACCGGCCGGCTCGGCGCGCTCGCGCTGTGCGGCGCCGCGTACGACGGGGTGGGCATCCCGGCCTGCATCGCGAGCGCGCGCCGCGCCGTCGACGAGCTGTCGACCCCGGGGGCCGCAGCGGCCCCGACAGAGGGGACAATGTCCGCATGA
- a CDS encoding GntR family transcriptional regulator, with protein MTTENPPRPTGACPPGRPRADRARQVADVLRRQVLSEAYGPRPLPHEDVLAEEFGTSRNTVREALDLLRTEGLVRRVPGSGTLVVAEKVPHGLNRLMGLAETLHEHGEVTNEVRSFGPVRAPGPVARRLGLPEGADVVYVERVRRLNGLPLSLDLTYLAPDIGAALDAADLVHQDVFRLIEEAAGQPLGQADITLEAVNADPHSASVLEVPRGGALLMLERLTTLADGRPVDLEYVRFRGDRITMQGRLLRSAL; from the coding sequence ATGACCACCGAGAACCCGCCCCGGCCGACCGGGGCCTGCCCGCCCGGCAGGCCCCGCGCGGACCGGGCCCGGCAGGTCGCCGACGTGCTGCGCCGGCAGGTGCTGAGCGAGGCGTACGGGCCCCGGCCGCTGCCGCACGAGGACGTGCTGGCCGAGGAGTTCGGGACGTCCCGGAACACCGTCCGGGAGGCGCTGGACCTGCTGCGGACCGAGGGTCTGGTGCGCCGGGTCCCCGGCTCGGGGACGCTGGTGGTGGCGGAGAAGGTGCCGCACGGGCTGAACCGCCTGATGGGGCTGGCCGAGACGCTGCACGAGCACGGCGAGGTGACCAACGAGGTCCGCTCGTTCGGACCGGTCCGGGCCCCCGGCCCGGTCGCGCGCCGGCTCGGGCTGCCGGAGGGCGCCGACGTGGTGTACGTGGAGCGGGTGCGGCGGCTGAACGGGCTGCCGCTGTCGCTGGACCTCACCTACCTGGCACCCGACATCGGCGCCGCGCTGGACGCCGCGGACCTCGTCCACCAGGACGTCTTCCGGCTGATCGAGGAGGCCGCCGGGCAGCCGCTCGGGCAGGCCGACATCACCCTGGAGGCGGTGAACGCCGACCCGCACTCGGCGAGCGTGCTGGAAGTCCCTCGCGGCGGAGCCCTGTTGATGCTGGAGCGGCTGACCACGCTGGCGGACGGCCGGCCGGTGGACCTGGAGTACGTCCGCTTCCGGGGCGACCGGATCACCATGCAGGGCCGGCTGCTGCGCTCGGCGCTCTGA
- a CDS encoding ABC transporter permease, whose protein sequence is MLRAASLLGFAGLWQLLTAGKVRAWVRFDHLPTAVQVWQAFGRQLGTDQYWQDLADSLRRIGCGFLLAAVLGVAAGVATARSRWAADLLGPVLEVIRPIPAIALVPVAIMLFPDNEQGIVFITFTAAFFPVAVSTRHAVRAVPPLWEEAVRTMGGGRWRVLWSVVLPGSLPGVVGGLSVGIGVSWICVISAEMVSGQFGVGYRTWQSYTVLDYPGVFVGMATIGVLGWLTSAAVELLGRRVTRWLPTRPGSAL, encoded by the coding sequence CTGCTGCGCGCGGCCTCGCTGCTCGGCTTCGCCGGGCTCTGGCAGCTGCTCACCGCCGGCAAGGTACGGGCGTGGGTGCGGTTCGACCACCTGCCGACCGCCGTGCAGGTCTGGCAGGCCTTCGGCCGCCAACTCGGCACCGACCAGTACTGGCAGGATCTCGCCGACAGCCTGCGCCGGATCGGCTGCGGCTTCCTGCTGGCCGCCGTCCTCGGGGTGGCCGCCGGGGTCGCCACCGCCCGCTCGCGCTGGGCCGCGGACCTGCTGGGGCCGGTGCTGGAGGTGATCCGGCCGATCCCGGCGATCGCGCTCGTCCCGGTGGCGATCATGCTCTTCCCCGACAACGAGCAGGGCATCGTCTTCATCACCTTCACGGCCGCCTTCTTCCCGGTCGCGGTCTCCACCCGGCACGCGGTGCGCGCGGTGCCGCCGCTCTGGGAGGAGGCCGTGCGCACCATGGGCGGCGGGCGGTGGCGGGTGCTGTGGAGCGTGGTGCTGCCGGGCTCGCTGCCCGGGGTGGTCGGCGGGCTGTCGGTCGGCATCGGCGTCTCCTGGATCTGCGTGATCTCCGCCGAGATGGTCTCCGGGCAGTTCGGGGTCGGCTACCGCACCTGGCAGTCGTACACCGTGCTCGACTACCCCGGCGTCTTCGTCGGGATGGCCACCATCGGCGTGCTCGGCTGGCTGACCTCGGCCGCCGTCGAACTCCTCGGCCGCCGGGTCACCCGGTGGCTGCCGACCCGCCCCGGGAGCGCCCTGTGA
- a CDS encoding Uma2 family endonuclease: MSALPDWMRPPRDEGWFADDLDRLPEAPRHTELIDGALVFMMSPQRWWHGELITDLVIALRTQVPDGARIGREMTIRLDPRNRPEPDLLVTTAGYEADRTWFAPEEVSLVVEVVSPESAHRDRTVKVRKYAEAGIPHYWLIEEEAGAPVVHVYELDTVTSSYAPAGIFRAKLERPVPFPITIDLDGLLPARKRTD, from the coding sequence ATGAGCGCGCTCCCCGACTGGATGCGACCGCCCCGCGACGAGGGCTGGTTCGCCGACGACCTCGACCGCCTGCCCGAGGCACCCCGACACACCGAACTGATCGACGGAGCGCTGGTCTTCATGATGTCTCCCCAGCGCTGGTGGCACGGCGAACTGATCACGGACCTCGTCATCGCCCTGCGGACCCAGGTACCCGACGGTGCCAGGATCGGCAGGGAGATGACGATCAGGCTCGATCCACGCAACCGCCCGGAGCCCGATCTGCTGGTGACCACCGCCGGGTACGAGGCGGACCGCACCTGGTTCGCCCCCGAGGAGGTCTCCCTCGTCGTCGAGGTCGTCTCCCCCGAGTCCGCCCACCGCGACCGCACCGTCAAGGTCCGCAAGTACGCCGAAGCCGGGATCCCGCACTACTGGCTGATCGAGGAGGAGGCCGGCGCGCCGGTCGTCCACGTCTACGAACTCGACACCGTCACCTCCTCCTACGCACCCGCCGGGATCTTCCGCGCGAAGCTGGAGCGTCCCGTCCCGTTCCCGATCACGATCGACCTGGACGGGCTGCTGCCCGCCCGCAAGCGGACGGATTGA
- a CDS encoding ABC transporter substrate-binding protein — MTRPPTARPSGPLLPALLAAAVLAGLTGCSSADAASGSTVEVVVGYQSKTINTVTAGTLLRARGYFEQRLAEQGAKDGKTYKVSWQDYDSGAPITAQMLADKIDIGSMGDYPLLINGSRAQEAGGPGTRLVSITGYNELGALNSVVVPNGSPAHTLADLLGKKVSTSVGSAADGTLVQALRKAGVQDADISKQNQQPAIGASALKAGSVDALAQFVAWPGQVVFAGDARLLYDGAALGRPTLHGVVIRQKYGSAHPEVVEAFLRAQADATRYLNEQPLAASEQVAEATGLAPEVVHLYNGPNGIATFALPLRPELLAALRDDVPFLKSVGVLKALDLDRFVDPSYLAKAALPDVAPARITGTDPVCGQPVDDPAKAGEIWFDGESATRPAATPACLLKAVKAAVGRKVRAAYVPDAATGTRWFADKDLWAQDGAQLLPFTTEDGVKAYLAAHPGARQLSYQEALAAS, encoded by the coding sequence ATGACACGCCCGCCGACGGCACGCCCGTCCGGACCCCTGCTGCCGGCCCTGCTGGCCGCCGCCGTGCTCGCCGGCCTCACCGGCTGCTCCTCCGCCGACGCCGCCTCCGGTTCCACCGTCGAGGTCGTGGTGGGGTACCAGTCCAAGACCATCAACACCGTCACCGCGGGCACCCTGCTGCGGGCCCGGGGCTACTTCGAGCAACGGCTCGCCGAGCAGGGCGCGAAGGACGGGAAGACCTACAAGGTCAGCTGGCAGGACTACGACTCGGGTGCCCCGATCACCGCGCAGATGCTGGCCGACAAGATCGACATCGGCTCGATGGGCGACTACCCGCTGCTGATCAACGGCTCGCGGGCGCAGGAGGCCGGCGGCCCGGGCACCCGGCTGGTGTCGATCACCGGCTACAACGAGCTGGGCGCGCTCAACAGCGTGGTGGTACCGAACGGATCCCCGGCGCACACGCTCGCCGACCTGTTGGGTAAGAAGGTCTCCACCTCGGTGGGCTCGGCCGCCGACGGCACCCTCGTCCAGGCCCTGCGCAAGGCGGGCGTCCAGGACGCCGACATCTCCAAGCAGAACCAGCAACCCGCCATCGGCGCATCGGCGTTGAAGGCCGGCAGTGTGGACGCGCTGGCCCAGTTCGTGGCCTGGCCCGGCCAGGTGGTGTTCGCCGGCGACGCCCGGCTGCTGTACGACGGCGCGGCGCTCGGCCGCCCGACCCTGCACGGCGTGGTGATCCGGCAGAAGTACGGCTCCGCCCACCCCGAGGTGGTCGAGGCGTTCCTGCGGGCCCAGGCCGACGCCACCCGCTACCTCAACGAGCAGCCGCTGGCCGCCTCCGAGCAGGTCGCCGAGGCGACCGGCCTGGCGCCGGAGGTCGTCCACCTCTACAACGGCCCGAACGGCATCGCCACCTTCGCCCTGCCGCTTCGGCCCGAGCTGCTGGCGGCGCTGCGCGACGACGTCCCGTTCCTGAAGTCGGTCGGGGTGCTGAAGGCCCTGGACCTGGACCGTTTCGTCGACCCCTCGTACCTGGCGAAGGCCGCGCTGCCTGACGTCGCGCCGGCCCGGATCACCGGCACCGACCCGGTCTGCGGGCAGCCCGTCGACGACCCGGCGAAGGCCGGCGAGATCTGGTTCGACGGCGAGAGCGCCACCCGGCCCGCCGCCACCCCGGCCTGCCTGTTGAAGGCCGTCAAGGCCGCCGTCGGCCGGAAGGTCCGCGCCGCGTACGTGCCGGACGCGGCCACCGGGACCCGCTGGTTCGCCGACAAGGACCTCTGGGCGCAGGACGGCGCCCAGCTGCTGCCCTTCACCACCGAGGACGGCGTCAAGGCGTACCTGGCCGCCCACCCCGGCGCCCGGCAGCTGAGCTACCAGGAAGCACTGGCGGCGTCGTGA
- a CDS encoding TIGR04222 domain-containing membrane protein, translating to MWLLLLLPACAAAVLSCLRLVRIAATADALAGLDGPRPAEALGIGLYETAYLAGGPARVVDTALVLMASRGRLHLAHTGWTSVADPQGRSRLERALVAAVGPDGQCRTGELRRAMAAHPTVLEIGARLCTAGLATPALVRESTALAVRRVRQSLLLSLVLLTAALALGPSGRADAAAALAWFALPVILTSGTLLMARVDVYPYTRWASPAGQEVLRAVRLPRPSAAADGELLTAVAMTGPAAVPDARLRAALRH from the coding sequence ATGTGGCTGCTCCTCCTGCTCCCGGCCTGCGCCGCCGCCGTGCTGTCCTGTCTGCGGCTGGTCCGGATCGCCGCCACCGCCGACGCGCTCGCCGGGCTCGACGGCCCCCGACCCGCCGAGGCGCTCGGGATCGGCCTGTACGAGACGGCGTACCTCGCGGGCGGCCCGGCCAGGGTGGTCGACACCGCCCTGGTCCTGATGGCCTCCCGCGGGCGGTTGCACCTGGCGCACACCGGCTGGACGAGCGTCGCCGACCCGCAGGGGCGCAGCCGGCTGGAGCGGGCGCTGGTGGCCGCGGTCGGCCCCGACGGGCAGTGCCGCACCGGCGAGCTGCGGCGCGCGATGGCCGCGCACCCGACGGTGCTGGAGATCGGCGCCCGGCTCTGCACCGCCGGCCTGGCCACCCCAGCGCTGGTCCGGGAGAGCACGGCACTGGCCGTCCGCCGGGTCCGGCAGTCGCTGCTGCTCTCGTTGGTGCTGCTGACCGCCGCGCTCGCCCTCGGGCCGTCGGGCCGTGCGGACGCCGCGGCGGCCCTGGCCTGGTTCGCGCTGCCGGTGATCCTGACCTCGGGCACCCTGCTGATGGCCCGGGTCGACGTCTATCCGTACACCCGGTGGGCCTCGCCGGCGGGCCAGGAGGTGCTGCGGGCGGTCCGCCTGCCGCGGCCCTCCGCGGCGGCCGACGGTGAACTGCTCACAGCCGTGGCGATGACCGGACCGGCCGCGGTGCCGGACGCCCGCCTGCGGGCCGCACTGCGGCACTGA
- a CDS encoding TIGR04222 domain-containing membrane protein, with protein sequence MWHEIHLIVTALLLLAAAVNAARSATRVRQVPHPQGLPGRGLPLLDAAFLAGGPGRVVDTVLVRMHQEGRAIVSRGGLVTITSTKTYDDVEAALIVAAGDLRQRDLIGLRRAAMTADAVQRIGDRLADRGLMRDPARLRRARSARRLLQLAMLFAVVGTVAGFALTIGRPFDERPILGGVLALLLVGAVTLVATRVRRARITPAGKRQLKLMTEGGPWKPRQGVGVAGALLLGGVALNGVGSGLPDEELQEAMLAAAVTARPLAGAGATGSSGSSCGSSSASWCGSSDSGHSGHSGGSGCGSSGCGSSTSCGSSSSCGSSSSSCGSSSSCGSSSSCGSSCGSSCGS encoded by the coding sequence ATGTGGCACGAGATCCACCTCATCGTCACCGCCCTGCTGCTGCTCGCCGCGGCCGTGAACGCCGCCCGGTCGGCGACCCGGGTGCGGCAGGTACCGCATCCGCAGGGGCTGCCCGGTCGCGGGCTCCCGCTGCTGGACGCCGCGTTCCTGGCGGGCGGGCCCGGCCGGGTGGTCGACACCGTGCTGGTCCGGATGCACCAGGAGGGCCGGGCGATCGTCTCGCGCGGCGGCCTGGTCACCATCACCTCCACCAAGACCTACGACGACGTCGAGGCCGCGCTGATCGTGGCGGCCGGCGACCTGCGCCAGCGCGACCTGATCGGCCTGCGCCGGGCGGCCATGACCGCGGACGCCGTCCAGCGGATCGGCGACCGGCTCGCCGACCGCGGGCTGATGCGGGACCCGGCGCGGCTGCGCCGGGCACGGTCGGCCCGCAGGCTGCTTCAGCTGGCGATGCTGTTCGCCGTGGTCGGCACGGTGGCGGGGTTCGCCCTGACGATCGGGCGGCCCTTCGACGAACGGCCGATCCTCGGCGGGGTGCTGGCCCTGCTGCTGGTCGGCGCCGTCACCCTGGTGGCCACCCGGGTACGCCGGGCGCGGATCACGCCGGCGGGCAAGCGCCAGCTGAAGCTGATGACCGAGGGCGGGCCGTGGAAGCCCCGGCAGGGGGTGGGTGTGGCCGGCGCGCTGCTGCTCGGCGGCGTCGCGCTGAACGGGGTGGGCTCCGGGTTGCCGGACGAGGAGCTGCAGGAGGCGATGCTCGCCGCCGCCGTGACCGCCCGGCCGTTGGCGGGGGCCGGGGCCACGGGCTCGTCCGGGTCGAGCTGCGGATCCTCGTCGGCGAGCTGGTGCGGCTCCTCCGACTCGGGTCACTCGGGCCACTCCGGCGGGTCGGGCTGCGGATCCTCCGGCTGCGGGTCGTCGACGAGCTGCGGATCGTCCTCCTCGTGCGGGTCGTCGTCCTCGTCCTGCGGGTCGTCGAGCAGCTGCGGATCGTCGAGCAGTTGCGGTTCGAGTTGCGGTTCGAGCTGCGGCTCCTGA
- the hemQ gene encoding hydrogen peroxide-dependent heme synthase, which yields MTDTAEQQQPEKKKARDLNQVIRYTLWSVFRLKGNLPEDRAALAAEVDELFAQLAAKDVTVRGTYDVSGLRADADLMIWWHAEDSDDLQEAYNRFRRTALGRELEPVWSNMALHRPAEFNKSHIPAFLADEAPRDYICVYPFVRSYEWYLLPDDERRAMLAEHGKMARGYPDVRANTVASFALGDYEWLLAFEADELHRIVDLMRDLRPSRARLHVREEVPFFTGRRKPVSELLNGLA from the coding sequence ATGACCGATACCGCTGAGCAGCAGCAGCCGGAGAAGAAGAAGGCCCGCGACCTCAACCAGGTGATCCGCTACACCCTGTGGTCGGTGTTCAGGCTCAAGGGCAACCTGCCCGAGGACCGCGCCGCCCTGGCGGCCGAGGTCGACGAGCTGTTCGCCCAGCTGGCCGCCAAGGACGTCACGGTGCGCGGCACCTACGACGTCTCCGGGCTGCGCGCCGACGCGGACCTGATGATCTGGTGGCACGCGGAGGACTCCGACGACCTGCAGGAGGCGTACAACCGCTTCCGCCGCACCGCGCTCGGGCGCGAGCTGGAGCCGGTCTGGTCCAACATGGCGCTGCACCGCCCGGCGGAGTTCAACAAGTCGCACATCCCGGCGTTCCTCGCCGACGAGGCGCCGCGCGACTACATCTGCGTCTACCCGTTCGTCCGCTCCTACGAGTGGTACCTGCTGCCGGACGACGAGCGTCGCGCGATGCTCGCCGAGCACGGCAAGATGGCGCGCGGCTACCCCGACGTGCGGGCCAACACCGTGGCCTCGTTCGCGCTCGGCGACTACGAGTGGCTGCTCGCCTTCGAGGCGGACGAGCTGCACCGGATCGTCGACCTGATGCGCGACCTGCGCCCGTCGCGGGCCCGCCTGCACGTGCGCGAGGAGGTGCCGTTCTTCACCGGGCGCCGCAAGCCGGTCTCCGAGCTGCTGAACGGCCTGGCCTGA
- a CDS encoding ABC transporter ATP-binding protein, whose protein sequence is MSTAGLRLTARDLTLGHAGHPVLRGLDLDVAPGELLTVVGASGCGKSTLLRAFAGLLTPDGGELLADGERLAGPHADRALVFQEDGLLPWRSVRRNVELPLAIRRAPREERRAAAAEWIGLVGLEGHDDRLPRQLSGGQRQRVQLARALAGSPRAVLMDEPFGALDAQNRSAMQQLLLTVRERLRCTVLFVTHDVDEALLLGDRVAVLGGGGITALHEVPRPRESAARTDPAVLRLREAVLAGLS, encoded by the coding sequence GTGAGCACCGCCGGCCTGCGGCTGACCGCCCGCGACCTCACCCTCGGCCACGCCGGACACCCCGTGCTGCGCGGCCTCGACCTGGACGTCGCGCCGGGCGAACTGCTGACCGTGGTCGGCGCGTCCGGCTGCGGCAAGTCCACCCTGCTGCGCGCCTTCGCCGGCCTGCTGACGCCCGACGGCGGCGAACTGCTGGCCGACGGCGAACGGCTGGCCGGCCCGCACGCCGACCGGGCGCTGGTCTTCCAGGAGGACGGCCTGCTGCCCTGGCGCAGCGTGCGCCGCAACGTCGAACTCCCGCTGGCGATCCGCCGCGCGCCGCGCGAGGAGCGCCGGGCGGCGGCCGCCGAGTGGATCGGGCTGGTCGGCCTGGAGGGCCACGACGACCGGCTGCCGAGGCAGTTGTCCGGCGGCCAGCGCCAGCGCGTGCAGCTCGCCCGCGCCCTGGCCGGATCGCCGCGCGCCGTCCTGATGGACGAGCCGTTCGGCGCCCTGGACGCCCAGAACCGCTCCGCCATGCAGCAGTTGCTGCTGACCGTCCGGGAACGGCTGCGCTGCACCGTGCTGTTCGTGACCCACGACGTGGACGAGGCCCTGCTGCTCGGCGACCGGGTCGCGGTGCTCGGCGGCGGCGGGATCACCGCCCTGCACGAGGTGCCCCGCCCGCGTGAGAGCGCGGCCCGTACCGATCCCGCCGTACTGCGCCTGCGCGAGGCCGTCCTCGCCGGGCTCTCCTGA
- a CDS encoding YoaK family protein: MELRRSPALAAVLLVLTLTTGVIEAVSLLALGHVFTALMTGNMLFLAFGLAGGPGLSVPASSVSLAAFAVGNLAGALLETEVEARRRRWFVTGLVVEAVLLGAAGLAAGGIGGLDEPLTGHLYLVIALTALAMGLRSVTTLRARVAELPTTLTTRALTSVISGLAPIVGRDPVRGGDAGSAALRAAGVLAMFLGGLLGAWMLTAGHRPQLPLLVSAVVVLLCAIGYGLTPRRPPGEPGTG, translated from the coding sequence GTGGAGCTGAGGCGCAGCCCCGCCCTCGCCGCCGTCCTGCTGGTGCTCACCCTGACCACCGGGGTGATCGAGGCCGTCAGCCTGCTCGCCCTCGGCCACGTCTTCACCGCGCTGATGACGGGCAACATGCTCTTCCTCGCCTTCGGCCTGGCCGGCGGCCCCGGCCTGTCGGTGCCGGCGTCCTCGGTCTCGCTGGCGGCCTTCGCCGTCGGCAACCTGGCCGGCGCCCTGCTGGAGACCGAGGTCGAGGCCCGCAGGCGCCGCTGGTTCGTCACCGGCCTGGTCGTGGAGGCGGTCCTGCTCGGCGCGGCCGGCCTGGCCGCCGGCGGGATCGGTGGGCTCGACGAGCCGCTCACCGGCCACCTCTACCTGGTGATCGCCCTGACGGCCCTCGCGATGGGCCTGCGCAGCGTCACCACCCTGCGGGCGAGGGTCGCCGAACTGCCCACCACGCTCACCACCCGCGCGCTGACCTCGGTGATCAGCGGCCTGGCCCCGATCGTCGGACGCGACCCCGTCCGGGGCGGCGACGCCGGCTCCGCCGCACTGCGGGCCGCAGGCGTACTGGCGATGTTCCTCGGCGGCCTGCTCGGCGCCTGGATGCTCACCGCCGGCCACCGCCCCCAGCTCCCGCTGCTGGTGTCCGCCGTCGTCGTCCTGCTCTGCGCGATCGGCTACGGCCTCACCCCGCGCCGGCCCCCGGGAGAGCCTGGGACTGGCTAA
- a CDS encoding ferredoxin family protein codes for MALADHRSDVPVTIDASLCIDGCTLCVEMCPLDSLAIDPDTDKAYMHVDECWYCGPCAARCPTGAVTVNMPYLLR; via the coding sequence ATGGCACTCGCCGACCACCGCTCCGACGTGCCCGTGACCATCGACGCCTCGCTCTGCATCGACGGCTGCACGCTGTGCGTGGAGATGTGCCCGCTCGACTCGCTGGCCATCGACCCGGACACCGACAAGGCCTACATGCACGTCGACGAGTGCTGGTACTGCGGCCCGTGCGCCGCCCGCTGCCCCACCGGGGCGGTCACCGTCAACATGCCCTACCTGCTGCGCTGA